In Amycolatopsis jiangsuensis, the following proteins share a genomic window:
- a CDS encoding bifunctional DNA primase/polymerase, whose translation MADTTTVTAALDAAARGWHVFPLRPGSKRPAGHGAHDCPGTGRCAGGHRTWEQRATTDPDKIRAAWTHAPYGIGLATGPSGLCVLDLDTAKPGDTVPDRWTTAGATSGEDVLAVLADEAGQDLPGDTLTVATPTGGLHLYYRAPEDVALRCTAGDRGNGLGWKVDTRAWGGYVVAPGTITDAGRYRFLFDGPTALLPDWLTARLTPPPLPAPPARPVRPAGDRRGRYLDAAIRAEAGKVADASSNRNATLYGAALALGQLVAGGALTDDDVRAVLLTAAGRHIGTSNFTRREAEATITSGLRAGRNRPRTVAA comes from the coding sequence ATGGCCGACACCACGACCGTGACGGCCGCGCTCGACGCCGCGGCCCGCGGATGGCACGTGTTCCCGCTCCGGCCGGGCAGCAAGCGCCCGGCCGGGCACGGCGCCCACGACTGCCCCGGCACCGGCCGCTGCGCCGGTGGGCACCGCACCTGGGAGCAGCGCGCCACCACCGACCCCGACAAGATCCGCGCCGCCTGGACCCACGCCCCGTACGGGATCGGGCTCGCCACCGGCCCGTCCGGGTTGTGTGTGCTCGACCTCGACACCGCCAAGCCCGGCGACACCGTGCCGGACCGGTGGACCACCGCCGGCGCGACGTCCGGTGAGGACGTGCTCGCGGTACTCGCCGACGAGGCTGGGCAGGACCTGCCCGGCGACACCCTCACCGTGGCCACCCCCACCGGTGGGCTGCACCTGTACTACCGGGCGCCGGAGGACGTGGCGTTGCGCTGCACCGCCGGCGACCGCGGCAACGGACTCGGCTGGAAAGTCGACACCCGCGCATGGGGCGGCTACGTCGTCGCCCCCGGCACCATCACCGACGCCGGCCGCTACCGGTTCCTGTTCGACGGCCCCACCGCCCTCCTCCCGGACTGGCTCACCGCACGGCTCACCCCGCCACCGCTCCCGGCACCGCCGGCCCGGCCGGTACGTCCCGCCGGCGACCGGCGCGGCCGCTACCTCGACGCCGCGATCCGTGCCGAGGCCGGGAAAGTCGCCGACGCATCCAGCAACCGCAACGCCACCTTGTACGGCGCCGCGCTCGCCCTCGGCCAACTCGTCGCCGGCGGCGCCCTCACCGACGACGACGTCCGCGCCGTACTGCTCACCGCGGCCGGTCGGCACATCGGCACGAGCAACTTCACCCGCCGCGAGGCCGAAGCCACCATCACGTCCGGTCTGCGCGCCGGCCGCAACCGGCCCCGCACGGTCGCCGCCTGA
- a CDS encoding TetR family transcriptional regulator yields the protein MTRPAPTTAAQRREAVARAFGEHGEGAARVARELGVAPSTVYRWAQKGDDQRDSSERLIAACQELAHSSSYDELTIEHVARTAGVAVRTAFNCFPTKKSLFGAAVQDAGVRMVTAMAREVSLPADPLAGLRDLLVSGLRAAQDQPSAYLLFADLGVPPADDQTSPWHEAMVAPCERLITAAIADGQLPPYEEPAVQARMLVAAARSLNAMVVTGTPPETVEPLMARLPLLLPPA from the coding sequence ATGACCCGTCCCGCACCCACGACCGCCGCCCAGCGCCGCGAAGCGGTGGCCAGGGCGTTCGGCGAGCATGGCGAAGGCGCGGCGCGGGTGGCGCGCGAACTCGGCGTGGCGCCCTCGACCGTCTACCGGTGGGCACAGAAGGGCGACGACCAGCGCGACAGCTCCGAACGGCTGATTGCCGCGTGCCAGGAGCTCGCGCATTCGTCGAGCTACGACGAGCTGACCATCGAACACGTGGCGAGGACAGCGGGCGTCGCGGTGCGTACGGCGTTCAACTGCTTCCCCACCAAGAAAAGCCTCTTCGGCGCAGCCGTGCAGGACGCCGGCGTACGGATGGTCACGGCGATGGCGCGAGAGGTCTCGCTGCCGGCAGACCCGCTCGCCGGACTGCGGGATCTGCTGGTCTCCGGACTGCGGGCGGCCCAGGATCAGCCGTCGGCGTACCTGCTGTTCGCCGACCTCGGTGTGCCGCCCGCCGATGACCAGACGTCCCCGTGGCACGAAGCGATGGTGGCGCCGTGCGAACGCCTCATCACGGCAGCCATCGCCGACGGGCAGCTGCCGCCCTACGAGGAACCGGCAGTCCAGGCCCGGATGCTCGTCGCCGCGGCCCGGTCACTGAACGCCATGGTCGTCACAGGAACGCCTCCGGAAACGGTCGAGCCGCTGATGGCGCGGCTACCGCTGCTCCTGCCCCCTGCTTAG
- a CDS encoding AAA family ATPase, protein MSRPRSSLTRSEPLAQQIARNVENDIHAGRLRHGQRLASSRELAQEWDVSVFTINEAMGLLAKKGLVVSKTRSARTVNAPNQEVRREVTTSVPQVLMIGGYAGSGKTELGRVLTRETGWAMLDKDSLTRFVVEAALEVMGLSRNDRESETYLTKIRPAEYTSLLEAMTENVQVGNSVIVTAPFLREFSSEEWLNRQIAACRKLGANLTIVWVYCDEDTMHTYVKHRDAPRDGAKLANWGGYMEGVNLEFRPPVPHVVIDNSVAGELLVDQARRLVAQVTEEVGK, encoded by the coding sequence ATGTCTCGCCCGCGCAGCTCATTGACCCGGTCGGAGCCGCTTGCGCAGCAGATCGCCCGGAACGTCGAGAACGACATCCACGCTGGCCGGCTACGGCACGGGCAGCGGCTCGCTTCGTCGCGCGAGCTTGCTCAGGAGTGGGACGTCAGCGTCTTCACGATTAACGAGGCCATGGGCCTGCTCGCAAAGAAGGGGCTGGTCGTGAGCAAGACGCGGTCTGCTCGAACCGTGAACGCGCCGAACCAGGAGGTGCGTCGCGAGGTGACCACATCGGTGCCCCAGGTGCTCATGATCGGCGGCTACGCCGGGAGCGGGAAGACGGAGCTCGGGCGGGTGCTGACTCGCGAGACGGGCTGGGCCATGCTCGACAAGGATTCGTTGACGCGCTTCGTGGTGGAGGCGGCTCTTGAGGTGATGGGCCTTTCGCGTAACGACCGGGAGTCCGAGACATACCTGACCAAGATTCGCCCCGCCGAATACACCTCTTTGCTTGAGGCGATGACGGAGAACGTTCAGGTCGGGAATAGCGTGATCGTAACGGCGCCGTTTCTTCGGGAATTTTCAAGCGAAGAGTGGTTGAACAGGCAAATTGCGGCTTGTCGGAAGCTGGGAGCGAACCTGACGATCGTGTGGGTCTACTGCGATGAAGACACCATGCACACGTACGTAAAGCATCGTGACGCGCCGCGGGATGGCGCCAAGCTTGCGAACTGGGGCGGTTACATGGAGGGTGTAAACCTCGAATTCCGGCCGCCCGTTCCTCATGTCGTCATAGACAATTCGGTGGCGGGAGAGCTCTTGGTGGACCAAGCGCGTCGGCTTGTCGCTCAAGTGACGGAAGAAGTGGGGAAGTAG
- the gyrA gene encoding DNA gyrase subunit A, with protein sequence MTETLPPAPENDRIEPVDIQQEMQRSYIDYAMSVIVSRALPDVRDGLKPVHRRVLYSMFDSGFRPDRGYNKCSRVVGDVMGNYHPHGDSAIYDALVRLAQRWSMRYPLIDGQGNFGSPGNDPAAAMRYTESRLAPLAMQMLADIEEETVDFSDNYDGRTQEPDVLPSRFPNLLVNGSSGIAVGMATNIPPHNLREVADGVVWALENPEATDDELLAALLVRVKGPDFPTKAMILGTSGIEDAYRTGRGSIRMRAVVEVEEDAKGRTTLVVSELPYQVNPDNLVENIAHLVRDGKVTGISDIADETNSRSGMRIVITLRRDAVAKVVLNNLYKHTQLQQNFGVNMLALVEGVPRTLRLDQVIRHYVKHQIDVIVRRTRYRLRKAEERAHLLRGYVKALDALDEVIALIRRSPSADEARPGLMELLDVDEIQATAILDMQLRRLAALERQKIIDDLAKIEAEIADLKDILEKPERQRIIIRDELMGIVDKYGDDRRTQIIPFDGDVSVEDLIAQEDVVVTITRTGYAKRTKTDLYRSQKRGGKGVQGATLRQDDIVQHFFVCSTHDWILFFTNKGRVYRAKAYDLPEANRNARGQHVANLLAFQPDEQIAQVIEIANYEVAPYLVLATQRGLVKKTKLTDFDSNRAGGLIAINLREGDELMGAVLAAAEDDLLLVSAGGQSIRFHATDEALRPMGRPTSGVLGMRFNEGDELLAIGVVKEDKYLLVATDGAYGKRTPIADYPVQGRGGKGVLTIQHDTKRGRLVGALIVDEDDELFAITSSGGVIRTPARDVRKAGRQTKGVRLMNLGEGTTLLAVARNADEGSDVVTDGEADADGGPAAEGAPAAEATGEPTAGNEQAGNEPAAEDDGTAPEQ encoded by the coding sequence ATGACGGAAACCTTGCCGCCGGCTCCGGAGAACGACCGGATCGAGCCGGTCGACATCCAGCAGGAGATGCAGCGCTCCTACATCGACTACGCGATGAGCGTGATCGTGTCGCGGGCGCTGCCGGACGTGCGTGACGGGCTCAAGCCGGTGCACCGCCGGGTGCTCTACTCGATGTTCGACTCCGGGTTCCGCCCGGACCGCGGGTACAACAAGTGCTCCCGCGTCGTCGGCGACGTCATGGGCAACTACCACCCGCACGGCGACTCGGCGATCTACGACGCGCTCGTGCGGCTGGCCCAGCGCTGGTCGATGCGGTACCCGCTGATCGACGGACAGGGCAACTTCGGTTCGCCGGGCAACGACCCGGCCGCCGCGATGCGGTACACCGAGTCCCGGCTCGCTCCGTTGGCCATGCAGATGCTGGCCGACATCGAAGAGGAGACCGTCGACTTCTCCGACAACTACGACGGTCGCACGCAGGAACCGGACGTGCTGCCGTCGCGGTTCCCGAACCTGCTGGTCAACGGTAGTTCCGGGATCGCGGTCGGGATGGCGACGAACATCCCGCCGCACAACCTGCGCGAGGTCGCCGACGGTGTCGTGTGGGCGCTGGAGAACCCGGAGGCGACCGACGACGAGCTGCTCGCCGCACTGCTCGTGCGGGTCAAGGGCCCGGATTTCCCGACCAAGGCGATGATTCTCGGCACCTCCGGGATCGAGGACGCCTACCGCACCGGCCGCGGTTCGATCCGGATGCGCGCGGTCGTCGAGGTCGAGGAGGACGCGAAGGGGCGCACCACGCTCGTCGTGTCCGAACTGCCGTACCAGGTGAACCCGGACAACCTGGTGGAGAACATCGCGCACCTGGTGCGCGACGGCAAGGTCACCGGCATCTCGGACATCGCCGACGAGACCAACAGCCGCTCCGGCATGCGGATCGTGATCACGCTGCGCCGCGACGCGGTGGCCAAGGTGGTGCTGAACAACCTCTACAAGCACACCCAGCTGCAGCAGAACTTCGGCGTGAACATGCTGGCACTGGTCGAGGGCGTGCCCCGCACGCTGCGGCTGGACCAGGTCATCCGGCACTACGTCAAGCACCAGATCGACGTGATCGTGCGGCGCACCCGGTACCGGCTGCGCAAGGCCGAGGAACGGGCCCACCTCCTGCGTGGGTACGTCAAGGCGCTCGACGCGCTCGACGAGGTCATCGCGCTGATCCGGCGGTCGCCGTCCGCGGACGAGGCGCGGCCGGGCCTGATGGAGCTGCTCGACGTCGACGAGATCCAGGCGACCGCGATCCTGGACATGCAGCTGCGGCGGCTGGCGGCCCTGGAACGCCAGAAGATCATCGACGACCTGGCCAAGATCGAGGCCGAGATCGCCGACCTCAAGGACATCCTGGAGAAGCCGGAGCGGCAGCGCATCATCATCCGCGACGAGCTGATGGGCATCGTCGACAAGTACGGCGACGACCGGCGTACGCAGATCATCCCGTTCGACGGGGACGTGTCGGTCGAGGACCTGATCGCGCAGGAAGACGTGGTGGTCACCATCACGCGCACCGGCTACGCGAAGCGCACCAAGACCGACCTGTACCGCTCGCAGAAGCGCGGCGGCAAGGGGGTGCAGGGCGCCACACTGCGCCAGGACGACATCGTCCAGCACTTCTTCGTCTGTTCCACGCACGACTGGATCCTGTTCTTCACGAACAAGGGCCGGGTGTACCGCGCGAAGGCCTACGACCTGCCCGAGGCCAACCGCAACGCCCGCGGTCAGCACGTGGCGAACCTGCTGGCCTTCCAGCCGGACGAGCAGATCGCCCAGGTCATCGAAATCGCGAACTACGAGGTGGCGCCGTACCTGGTGCTCGCCACGCAGCGTGGGCTGGTGAAGAAGACCAAGCTCACCGACTTCGACTCGAACCGGGCGGGCGGGCTCATCGCGATCAACCTGCGTGAGGGCGACGAGCTGATGGGTGCGGTGCTCGCCGCGGCCGAGGACGACCTGCTGCTGGTGTCCGCGGGCGGTCAGTCCATCCGGTTCCACGCGACCGACGAGGCGCTGCGCCCGATGGGCAGGCCGACCTCGGGTGTGCTGGGCATGCGGTTCAACGAGGGTGACGAACTGCTCGCCATCGGCGTGGTCAAGGAGGACAAGTACCTGCTGGTCGCGACCGACGGGGCGTACGGCAAGCGCACCCCGATCGCCGACTACCCGGTGCAGGGCCGGGGCGGCAAGGGTGTGCTCACCATTCAGCACGACACCAAACGTGGCAGGCTGGTGGGGGCGCTCATCGTCGACGAGGACGACGAGTTGTTCGCCATCACGTCCAGCGGCGGTGTCATCCGCACGCCGGCGCGCGACGTGCGCAAGGCCGGTCGGCAGACCAAGGGCGTGCGGTTGATGAATCTCGGGGAGGGCACCACTCTTCTCGCGGTCGCGCGCAACGCGGACGAGGGCTCGGACGTCGTCACTGATGGTGAAGCAGACGCCGACGGCGGTCCGGCCGCCGAAGGTGCTCCGGCCGCCGAAGCGACCGGGGAGCCGACGGCCGGGAACGAGCAGGCCGGGAACGAGCCTGCCGCAGAAGACGACGGTACGGCGCCGGAGCAGTGA
- a CDS encoding site-specific integrase produces MAKRRSRGDGGLYWDEARQRWTAEATVGYRPDGKRIVRKARGVTKTEAKEKLRALLQEIEDGAPTEARNFTVADAVTDWLEFGLPRRSKATRDKLTILATKHVIGRLGARKLRELSADDVDRWLAERAKVLSTRTLREVRSILVRAINRAQAREKVKRNVVLLCELPEGQAGRPSKSLTFTQAEAVLAAAEYTPLRAYVVLSLLVGARTEELRALTWSHVSLGTEDGKPPHIMVWRSVREHGDTKTRKSRRSLALPQRCVAALKAHRVKQDFAQRLAGRRWQDTGLVFASDAGTQLDAANVRRALRKITERAGLNPREWTPRELRHSFVSLLSDRGMPIEQIARLMGHQGTQVTELVYRHQLRPIVEHGAEAMDEIFGDEEENGAA; encoded by the coding sequence ATGGCCAAGCGGCGTAGTCGCGGTGACGGCGGGCTCTACTGGGACGAAGCACGGCAGCGCTGGACCGCGGAAGCGACGGTCGGCTACCGACCGGACGGAAAGCGGATCGTGCGCAAGGCGCGCGGTGTCACGAAGACCGAAGCCAAGGAGAAGCTCCGCGCACTTCTGCAAGAGATCGAGGACGGCGCGCCGACTGAGGCACGCAACTTCACCGTCGCCGATGCTGTGACGGATTGGCTGGAATTCGGGCTGCCGCGCCGAAGCAAGGCCACGCGAGACAAGCTCACGATCCTGGCGACCAAGCACGTGATCGGCCGTCTCGGTGCTCGGAAGTTACGCGAGTTGAGCGCCGACGACGTGGACAGGTGGCTGGCGGAACGCGCGAAGGTACTGTCCACGCGGACGCTACGAGAAGTGCGCTCGATCCTGGTGCGTGCGATCAACCGGGCACAGGCCCGGGAGAAGGTGAAGCGCAATGTGGTGCTGCTGTGCGAGCTTCCGGAAGGCCAGGCCGGACGTCCATCCAAGTCGCTGACCTTCACGCAAGCGGAAGCGGTCTTGGCCGCGGCGGAATACACCCCGCTGCGTGCGTACGTGGTGCTCTCGCTGCTGGTCGGTGCCCGTACGGAAGAGCTGCGAGCGCTCACCTGGTCGCACGTGTCCCTGGGCACCGAGGACGGCAAGCCACCGCACATCATGGTGTGGCGTTCGGTCCGTGAGCACGGCGACACGAAGACGCGGAAGTCGCGTCGCTCGCTCGCGCTCCCACAGCGGTGCGTCGCCGCGTTGAAGGCCCATCGGGTGAAGCAGGACTTCGCGCAGCGGCTTGCGGGTCGTCGGTGGCAGGACACAGGGCTCGTATTCGCGTCCGACGCCGGCACCCAGCTCGACGCGGCGAACGTGCGGCGGGCACTCCGCAAGATCACTGAACGCGCTGGGCTCAACCCGAGGGAGTGGACACCGCGCGAGCTGCGGCACAGCTTCGTGTCCCTGCTCTCCGACCGGGGCATGCCGATCGAGCAGATTGCCCGCCTGATGGGCCACCAGGGAACGCAAGTCACAGAGCTGGTCTACCGTCACCAGCTCCGCCCGATCGTGGAACACGGGGCAGAAGCCATGGACGAGATCTTCGGCGACGAGGAGGAAAACGGGGCAGCTTAG
- a CDS encoding DUF3566 domain-containing protein, with the protein MAPSDKSDGTSAPPPWQRTAKDGGGDSEATVSTGIATEDVVYSEHEQDGSRVSEHEYPVSGSAAPRLFGAEQPPAGDVPPAGRTRPTPSALRRPGRGPRRASLQIKRFDPWSVLKLALVLGVALFFVWLVAVGVLYTVLDGMGVWDKLNGTYSSLVGGEGASAAADPLISAGRVFGIAAILGAINIVLISALATVSAFIYNVSADLAGGLEVTLSERE; encoded by the coding sequence GTGGCACCATCCGACAAGTCCGACGGCACGTCGGCCCCTCCGCCCTGGCAGCGCACCGCCAAGGACGGTGGCGGCGACTCCGAGGCCACGGTGTCGACCGGAATAGCCACCGAGGATGTGGTCTACTCGGAGCATGAGCAGGACGGATCGCGGGTGAGCGAGCACGAGTACCCCGTCTCCGGCAGCGCGGCCCCCCGGCTCTTCGGCGCCGAGCAGCCGCCGGCCGGGGACGTACCGCCGGCGGGCCGTACCCGCCCCACGCCGAGCGCGTTGCGCCGTCCGGGCCGCGGCCCGCGGCGGGCGAGCCTGCAGATCAAGCGGTTCGATCCGTGGTCGGTGCTGAAGCTGGCGCTGGTCCTGGGCGTCGCGTTGTTCTTCGTGTGGCTGGTCGCGGTCGGGGTGCTGTACACCGTGCTCGACGGCATGGGTGTGTGGGACAAGCTGAACGGCACGTACTCGTCGCTGGTCGGCGGCGAGGGCGCGAGCGCGGCCGCGGACCCGCTGATCAGCGCCGGTCGCGTGTTCGGCATCGCGGCGATCCTGGGTGCCATCAACATCGTGCTGATCTCCGCGCTGGCCACGGTGAGCGCGTTCATCTACAACGTGTCGGCGGACCTCGCCGGCGGCCTCGAGGTCACCCTGTCCGAGCGGGAGTAA
- a CDS encoding DLW-39 family protein — translation MKKLLALAVVAGGVLFVVKRNKAAKAEADLWREATAPTGPISSNGSTPAKAADASRN, via the coding sequence GTGAAGAAGCTGCTGGCACTCGCGGTCGTCGCGGGCGGCGTGCTGTTCGTCGTCAAGCGCAACAAAGCCGCCAAGGCCGAGGCCGACCTGTGGCGTGAGGCCACCGCTCCCACCGGCCCGATCTCGTCGAACGGCAGCACCCCGGCCAAGGCCGCGGACGCCTCGCGCAACTGA
- a CDS encoding AAA family ATPase, which yields MTTPRPLAAVPTPPPRRTRWTDAELMREEFPPVKWAVPGLLAEGVNLLAGAPKLGKSWLSLGLGAAIANGDLALNAIEVERGPVLYCALEDTGRRLQRRRRQQISAGGRPAPLLTLETACASMTAGGDATLVEWLEENPAARLVIIDTFEKMRGAVAPGASAYSGDYAAGARFKELADHYGVPFLLIHHVRKQGADDWQNLVSGTAGLTGAMDATLVLERGRGQADGVLHVTGRDVEETDYAMTFDAHAGAWTKLDGPATDHLVADTRADILRLLREHGTLKPARIAEALDANPGTIRQTCKRMADAGQLHKSPGGEYSAPGHTTGDTPAPSRLSPLSLPPADQHEQE from the coding sequence ATGACCACGCCCCGGCCCTTGGCCGCCGTGCCGACACCACCGCCCCGCCGCACCCGATGGACGGACGCGGAACTCATGCGAGAGGAGTTCCCACCGGTCAAGTGGGCCGTACCCGGCCTGCTCGCCGAAGGGGTCAACCTGCTGGCCGGCGCGCCGAAGCTCGGGAAGTCATGGCTCTCCCTCGGACTCGGGGCCGCGATCGCCAACGGCGACCTCGCGCTGAACGCGATCGAGGTCGAACGCGGCCCCGTCCTGTACTGCGCCCTGGAAGACACCGGCCGGCGGCTGCAGCGCCGACGCCGGCAGCAGATCTCCGCCGGTGGACGGCCGGCGCCGCTGCTGACGCTGGAAACCGCGTGCGCCAGCATGACCGCCGGCGGAGACGCGACCCTGGTCGAGTGGCTGGAAGAAAACCCGGCCGCGCGGCTGGTCATCATCGACACCTTCGAGAAGATGCGCGGCGCGGTCGCCCCCGGCGCGTCGGCCTACAGCGGCGACTACGCCGCCGGCGCCCGGTTCAAGGAACTCGCCGACCACTACGGCGTGCCGTTCCTGCTGATTCACCACGTCCGCAAACAAGGCGCCGACGACTGGCAAAACCTCGTCTCCGGAACCGCCGGACTCACCGGCGCCATGGACGCCACCCTCGTCCTCGAACGCGGCCGCGGACAGGCGGACGGCGTCCTGCACGTCACCGGCCGCGACGTCGAAGAAACCGACTACGCCATGACCTTCGACGCCCACGCCGGCGCCTGGACCAAACTCGACGGCCCCGCCACCGACCACCTCGTCGCCGACACCCGCGCCGACATTCTCCGGCTGCTGCGCGAGCACGGGACGTTGAAACCCGCGCGGATCGCCGAAGCCCTCGACGCCAACCCGGGCACCATCCGCCAGACCTGCAAGCGCATGGCCGACGCCGGCCAGCTCCACAAAAGCCCCGGGGGCGAATACAGCGCGCCCGGCCACACCACCGGTGACACCCCCGCCCCGTCACGCCTGTCACCACTGTCACTCCCGCCCGCTGACCAGCACGAACAGGAGTGA
- a CDS encoding helix-turn-helix domain-containing protein — protein sequence MDAVISPAPVPARHLYRIPEAMRLLSMSRSVIYELLRAGRLFSVKQGRARLIPAKAIQQYVDQLIQEAEVTGYGQAA from the coding sequence ATGGACGCCGTCATTTCGCCGGCGCCGGTTCCGGCGCGGCACCTGTACCGCATTCCCGAAGCCATGCGTCTGCTCTCGATGAGCCGATCGGTCATCTACGAGCTATTGCGCGCCGGCCGCCTCTTCTCCGTGAAGCAGGGCCGGGCACGGCTCATCCCGGCGAAAGCCATTCAGCAGTACGTAGACCAGCTCATTCAGGAAGCAGAGGTGACCGGATATGGCCAAGCGGCGTAG
- a CDS encoding NAD(P)-dependent oxidoreductase: MTEKFKVLVSTESDDTVGHELLARIAGVEVVGYDPTVEALSDEQRSADALLPPYRSSHRPIRLLSQLPHLKMVQLLSAGADEWAGDVPASISLATARGAHAGPVSEWVMSAILAQFRRWPALVRFQDSHTWAHRKFDADTLAGKNALIVGAGAIGGAVSRRLAAFETRSTLVASKPRKGVHGPDELPHLISGHAIVVVTAPLTSETLRLVDSEFLAKMDDGALLVNAGRGQIVDTSALVTELQSGRLRAALDVTDPEPLPADHPLWSCTGAIVSPHSARTVPGTNALCYQVAAEQISAFLQGTKPANLVTDRPAAN; this comes from the coding sequence GTGACAGAGAAATTCAAGGTGCTCGTCAGTACCGAGTCCGACGATACCGTTGGGCATGAGCTGCTTGCGCGAATCGCGGGTGTCGAGGTAGTTGGCTACGACCCCACCGTGGAGGCGCTCTCCGACGAGCAGCGTTCTGCCGATGCACTTCTTCCGCCATATCGAAGCAGCCACCGGCCGATCCGACTGCTATCGCAGCTACCTCACTTGAAGATGGTGCAGCTCTTGTCTGCCGGGGCGGACGAGTGGGCAGGCGACGTCCCAGCATCGATCTCCTTGGCGACGGCGCGTGGCGCGCACGCTGGGCCGGTCTCGGAGTGGGTTATGTCGGCTATCCTGGCCCAATTTCGGCGGTGGCCGGCGCTTGTTCGATTCCAGGATTCGCATACCTGGGCGCACCGGAAGTTCGATGCGGATACCCTCGCGGGCAAGAACGCCTTGATTGTGGGAGCGGGCGCAATCGGCGGTGCCGTTTCCCGGCGCCTTGCTGCTTTCGAGACAAGGTCCACGCTGGTAGCGAGCAAGCCGCGGAAAGGTGTACATGGACCGGATGAGCTACCTCACCTGATTTCAGGTCACGCGATAGTTGTGGTCACTGCACCGTTGACCAGCGAAACGCTCAGGCTTGTTGACTCCGAATTCCTTGCGAAGATGGATGACGGCGCTTTGCTGGTGAACGCTGGGCGTGGGCAGATTGTGGATACCAGCGCGCTGGTAACAGAGCTGCAGTCCGGGCGCTTGCGCGCAGCCCTTGACGTCACCGATCCTGAGCCGCTGCCCGCGGACCATCCGCTCTGGTCATGTACTGGCGCGATTGTCAGCCCGCATTCCGCACGTACGGTCCCCGGAACCAACGCGCTGTGTTACCAGGTAGCGGCCGAGCAGATCTCCGCTTTCCTGCAGGGAACGAAGCCGGCGAACCTCGTTACGGACCGCCCGGCGGCGAACTAG
- a CDS encoding carboxymuconolactone decarboxylase family protein produces MGRIDPLPRESLPQYEEKFEATTEFMGVLPNSLLTMAKKPELYEAFMEWSFVVLRPDEVDGGFKQLIAMLASAAQGCRYCQAHTANHAKVFEVDDAKIEAAYEFETSPLFSEAERSALRVAWHGGMNPNQVSDEDFAEMRRHFSEEQCIEIVAVIAFFGHMNRWNDTMATTLEQAPREYAERHLVEKGGWEIGRHVEAGA; encoded by the coding sequence ATGGGACGGATCGACCCGCTGCCGCGAGAATCGCTGCCGCAGTACGAGGAAAAGTTCGAAGCCACGACCGAGTTCATGGGCGTCTTGCCCAACTCGCTGCTGACGATGGCCAAGAAGCCCGAGCTGTACGAGGCATTCATGGAATGGTCGTTCGTCGTGCTGCGTCCCGATGAGGTCGACGGCGGCTTCAAGCAGTTGATCGCGATGCTGGCGTCGGCCGCCCAGGGGTGCCGCTACTGCCAGGCGCACACGGCCAACCACGCCAAGGTCTTCGAGGTGGACGACGCGAAGATCGAAGCGGCTTACGAGTTCGAGACCTCTCCGCTGTTCTCGGAAGCGGAGCGGTCCGCCCTGCGCGTGGCCTGGCACGGCGGAATGAACCCGAACCAGGTGAGCGACGAGGACTTCGCCGAGATGCGCAGGCACTTCAGTGAGGAGCAGTGCATCGAGATCGTCGCCGTCATCGCGTTCTTCGGCCACATGAACCGGTGGAACGACACGATGGCGACGACCCTGGAGCAAGCGCCGCGCGAATACGCCGAGCGGCACCTCGTGGAAAAGGGTGGCTGGGAGATCGGCCGGCACGTGGAGGCCGGGGCATGA
- a CDS encoding RRQRL motif-containing zinc-binding protein — protein sequence MNPRNRKQQVTRVFDGRTHHIALCRGFRDQLPVFGWGEAPSTLLTTAQLRDAGLRRNGQDPVALLVFRHQRPYARETVAELFSVELAAPKRAAAPGQMDHAMEARRTCVDCARVQDYCVPTSTRQCWDCFDDEQGGQVEAAA from the coding sequence ATGAACCCCCGCAACCGTAAGCAGCAGGTGACCCGGGTGTTCGACGGCCGCACGCACCACATCGCCTTGTGCCGCGGTTTTCGCGACCAGCTCCCGGTGTTCGGGTGGGGTGAGGCGCCCTCGACGCTGCTGACCACGGCCCAGCTTCGGGACGCCGGGTTGCGGCGCAACGGACAGGACCCGGTGGCGCTGTTGGTGTTTCGCCACCAACGCCCTTACGCCCGGGAGACCGTGGCGGAGCTGTTCTCGGTCGAGCTGGCCGCGCCGAAGCGGGCCGCGGCGCCGGGGCAGATGGACCACGCGATGGAAGCCCGCCGCACCTGCGTGGACTGCGCCCGGGTGCAGGACTACTGCGTCCCGACCTCGACGCGGCAGTGCTGGGACTGCTTCGACGACGAGCAGGGCGGCCAGGTGGAGGCCGCGGCATGA